A window from Leuconostoc mesenteroides subsp. mesenteroides encodes these proteins:
- a CDS encoding F0F1 ATP synthase subunit gamma yields the protein MASLQDIQRRISSTKKTRQITSAMQMVSTAKLSQIQKYSAGYGAYAARLEAVVEHLVSAHLFDNADADHIPLIAQRPIKKTGILVVTSDRGLVGSYNANVIKQTNVLMQNLNLDTSNTTILAVGGNGADFYKKRGFEVILEHRGVSDVPTFNEIRSVVKTVTSLYENEVFDALHVVYNHFVNRLTSEYRDVQLLPLTGDTLNAMGGTEEQKAELDVQATYEIEPDTTAVLNVVLPQFAQSLVYEAVLDAKTAEHAASSTAMKGATDNAKDLIGRLELQFNRARQAAITTEITEITGGMAALE from the coding sequence ATGGCTTCTTTGCAAGATATTCAGCGTCGTATTTCATCCACTAAAAAAACACGTCAAATTACGAGTGCCATGCAAATGGTCTCAACGGCAAAATTAAGTCAAATTCAGAAATATAGTGCAGGATATGGCGCATATGCAGCTCGTTTAGAGGCAGTTGTTGAACATTTGGTTTCAGCTCACCTCTTTGATAATGCAGATGCTGATCATATTCCATTGATTGCACAACGTCCAATTAAGAAAACTGGTATTTTGGTGGTTACATCAGATCGTGGGTTAGTTGGATCATATAATGCAAATGTTATTAAACAAACCAATGTTTTAATGCAAAATCTGAATTTGGATACAAGCAACACAACGATTTTAGCTGTTGGTGGTAATGGTGCTGATTTTTATAAGAAACGTGGCTTTGAGGTTATTTTAGAGCACCGTGGTGTGTCAGATGTTCCAACATTTAATGAAATTCGTTCAGTTGTTAAAACGGTGACAAGTCTATATGAAAATGAAGTGTTTGACGCACTTCATGTGGTTTATAACCATTTTGTGAACCGTTTGACTAGTGAATACAGGGATGTGCAATTATTGCCACTAACTGGGGACACGCTGAATGCAATGGGCGGAACAGAAGAGCAAAAAGCTGAACTTGACGTTCAAGCAACTTATGAAATCGAACCGGATACAACTGCAGTATTGAATGTTGTTTTGCCACAGTTTGCGCAAAGTTTAGTGTATGAAGCAGTGCTTGATGCAAAAACGGCTGAGCACGCAGCTTCATCTACAGCGATGAAGGGTGCAACTGATAATGCGAAAGATCTTATTGGTCGTTTAGAATTACAGTTTAACCGTGCGCGTCAGGCAGCAATTACGACTGAAATTACTGAAATTACTGGTGGTATGGCAGCTTTGGAATAA
- the gpmA gene encoding 2,3-diphosphoglycerate-dependent phosphoglycerate mutase, with amino-acid sequence MAKLVLIRHGQSEWNALNLFNGWIDTKLSEKGITQAKEAGDLLAAEGIQFDQAYTSVLTRAIQTLHLALEEAGQLFIPEAKSWRLNERHYGALQGQNKAEAAEKWGDEQVHIWRRSYDVLPPLLDSYDETMTVQGNTYPAFDRRYADVPEGELPLGENLKITLERVLPFWESDISKDLKAGKNVVIAAHGNSLRALVKHLENISDDDILNVEIANGQPLVYDLADDLSVVSKKTLTK; translated from the coding sequence ATGGCTAAGTTAGTATTAATCCGTCACGGTCAAAGTGAATGGAATGCATTAAACTTGTTTAATGGTTGGATTGACACAAAGTTGTCTGAAAAAGGTATTACCCAAGCCAAAGAAGCTGGTGACCTTTTAGCTGCTGAAGGTATTCAGTTTGACCAAGCATATACGTCAGTTTTGACACGTGCAATCCAAACATTGCACTTGGCTTTAGAAGAAGCAGGACAATTGTTTATTCCGGAAGCAAAGTCATGGCGCTTGAATGAGCGTCATTATGGTGCATTACAAGGTCAAAACAAAGCCGAAGCTGCTGAAAAGTGGGGTGACGAGCAAGTTCACATCTGGCGTCGATCATACGACGTTTTGCCACCATTGTTGGACTCATATGATGAAACAATGACAGTACAAGGCAATACTTACCCAGCATTTGACCGTCGTTATGCCGATGTACCTGAAGGTGAATTGCCATTGGGTGAAAACTTGAAGATTACTTTGGAGCGTGTACTACCTTTCTGGGAATCAGATATTTCAAAAGATTTAAAAGCTGGTAAAAACGTAGTTATTGCTGCTCACGGTAACTCATTGCGTGCATTGGTTAAGCATTTGGAAAATATTTCAGATGACGATATTTTGAATGTTGAAATTGCTAACGGACAACCATTGGTATATGATTTAGCTGATGATTTGTCAGTTGTATCAAAAAAGACATTAACTAAGTAA
- the atpF gene encoding F0F1 ATP synthase subunit B has protein sequence MLGITTLAALPLGNMLFIIIAFLLLMLILKKVAYGPLTKVLDERADKISSDIDGAEAARQEAEKLASQRQAELAETRQNATKVVNDAKASAQKQSDLIVSAANDRAASVSQQAQTDAQKLKEDAISGAKNDVAALSVAIASKLMQKELSLNDQQALIDAYISDLETK, from the coding sequence ATGTTGGGAATAACAACATTGGCAGCACTTCCACTTGGGAACATGCTGTTTATTATCATCGCCTTCCTCTTGTTGATGCTCATTTTGAAGAAGGTGGCCTACGGACCATTGACAAAAGTTCTTGACGAACGTGCTGATAAAATTTCTTCTGATATTGACGGTGCTGAAGCAGCTCGTCAAGAAGCAGAAAAATTAGCATCACAACGTCAAGCTGAATTGGCTGAAACACGTCAAAATGCCACAAAAGTGGTTAATGATGCCAAAGCTAGCGCACAAAAGCAAAGTGACTTAATCGTTTCTGCAGCTAATGATCGCGCAGCTTCTGTCAGCCAACAGGCACAGACAGATGCACAAAAGCTCAAGGAAGACGCAATTTCTGGTGCAAAAAACGATGTTGCAGCCCTTTCAGTGGCAATCGCTTCAAAGTTAATGCAAAAAGAATTATCGTTAAATGATCAACAAGCATTAATTGATGCTTACATTTCAGATTTAGAAACTAAATAA
- a CDS encoding F0F1 ATP synthase subunit alpha, whose amino-acid sequence MAIQAEEISALIKQQLEKFDTTLTVEEVGTVTYVGDGVARATGLANALAGELVEFANGTYGMAQNLESSEVGIIILGGFDDIREGDTVKRTGRIMEVPVGEQLIGRVVNALGQPIDGLGEIKTDKTRPVEVKAPGVMERKSVSEPLQTGIKAIDALVPIGRGQRELIIGDRKTGKTSLAIDTILNQKDQNMIVIYVAIGQKNSTVRAQVETLRQMGAMDYTIVVNAGPSEPAPMLYLAPYVGAAMGEEFMYNGKHVLIVYDDLSKQATAYRELSLILRRPPGREAYPGDVFYLHSRLLERAAKLSDELGGGSMTALPFIETQAGDVSAYIPTNVISITDGQVFLDADQFYAGVRPAIDAGTSVSRVGGDAQIKAMKKVAGTLRLDLASFRELESFAQFGSDLDSATQAKLARGRRTVEILKQPLNKPMPVQHQVVVLYALTHGYLDDVEVSDIQRFQDELIAYVDANASELFKAIVETKNLPEEADLNAAIEAFKAGFAGSESAE is encoded by the coding sequence ATGGCTATTCAAGCTGAAGAAATTTCTGCTTTAATTAAGCAACAGCTCGAAAAGTTCGACACAACGCTAACTGTAGAAGAAGTGGGAACTGTCACTTATGTTGGTGATGGTGTGGCCCGTGCAACCGGCTTGGCAAATGCTTTAGCTGGTGAACTTGTCGAATTTGCTAATGGCACTTACGGCATGGCCCAAAACCTCGAATCAAGCGAAGTTGGAATCATCATTCTTGGTGGTTTTGATGATATTCGTGAAGGTGACACAGTAAAGCGTACTGGCCGCATTATGGAAGTGCCAGTTGGCGAACAATTAATCGGACGCGTTGTTAACGCCTTGGGTCAACCAATTGATGGATTGGGTGAAATCAAGACAGATAAGACACGTCCTGTAGAAGTAAAAGCACCTGGTGTTATGGAACGTAAATCAGTTTCTGAACCATTACAGACAGGTATTAAAGCAATCGATGCTCTTGTTCCAATTGGACGTGGGCAACGTGAGTTAATCATTGGTGACCGTAAGACAGGTAAAACTTCTTTGGCCATCGATACAATTTTGAATCAAAAAGACCAAAACATGATTGTTATCTATGTTGCCATTGGCCAAAAGAATTCAACTGTGCGTGCACAGGTTGAAACTTTGCGTCAGATGGGTGCTATGGATTATACGATTGTTGTTAACGCTGGTCCTTCAGAACCAGCACCAATGCTGTATTTGGCACCTTATGTTGGCGCAGCCATGGGTGAAGAATTCATGTACAATGGCAAGCACGTTTTGATTGTGTATGATGATTTGTCAAAGCAGGCAACGGCTTACCGTGAGCTGTCTTTGATTCTTCGTCGTCCGCCTGGACGTGAAGCTTATCCTGGTGATGTCTTCTACTTGCACTCACGTTTGTTAGAGCGTGCAGCTAAGTTATCTGACGAACTAGGTGGCGGCTCAATGACTGCTTTGCCATTTATTGAGACACAAGCTGGAGATGTTTCAGCATATATCCCAACCAATGTTATTTCAATTACCGATGGTCAAGTGTTCTTAGATGCTGATCAATTCTATGCTGGTGTTCGTCCTGCCATTGATGCTGGAACTTCTGTTTCACGTGTTGGTGGTGATGCACAGATTAAGGCTATGAAGAAGGTTGCTGGCACATTGCGTTTGGATTTGGCTTCTTTCCGTGAGTTAGAAAGTTTCGCGCAATTTGGTTCCGACTTGGATTCAGCAACTCAAGCAAAGTTGGCTCGTGGACGCCGTACTGTTGAAATTTTGAAACAACCACTAAACAAGCCAATGCCTGTGCAACATCAAGTTGTTGTGTTATATGCATTAACACATGGTTACTTGGATGATGTTGAAGTGTCAGATATTCAACGTTTCCAAGATGAATTGATTGCATATGTTGATGCAAATGCTTCAGAGTTATTCAAAGCAATTGTTGAAACAAAGAACTTACCTGAAGAGGCTGATTTGAATGCAGCAATCGAAGCCTTTAAGGCTGGATTTGCTGGATCTGAATCAGCAGAATAA
- the atpD gene encoding F0F1 ATP synthase subunit beta has translation MSTGKVVQVIGPVVDIAFEAGQQVPDINNALVIDKGNGQSLTVEVSLALGDGVVRTIAMDSTDGLQRGMGVVDTGNPIEVPVGEATLGRVFNVLGEPVDNNGAIASDVRRSSIHRDAPKYDELTSSTEILETGIKVIDLLAPYVRGGKIGLFGGAGVGKTVLIQELIHNIAQGHNGISVFTGVGERTREGNDMYHEMEESGVLKQTAMVYGQMNEPPGARMRVALTGLTMAENFRDNEGKDVLLFIDNIFRFTQAGSEVSALLGRIPSAVGYQPTLATEMGQLQERITSTKKGSVTSIQAVYVPADDYTDPAPATTFAHLDATTNLERSLTQQGIYPAVDPLASTSSALDPQIVGQEHYEVATEVQRTLQRYRELQDIISILGMDELSDEEKTTVNRARRIQFFLSQPFSVAETFTGINGEYVPVAETVRSFKEILDGKYDDLPEDAFRNVGAIEQVVEKAKTMA, from the coding sequence ATGAGTACTGGAAAAGTCGTACAAGTGATTGGTCCGGTCGTCGATATTGCGTTTGAAGCAGGGCAACAAGTTCCTGATATCAATAACGCCCTTGTAATAGATAAGGGCAATGGGCAATCATTGACAGTTGAAGTATCTTTGGCTCTAGGTGACGGTGTTGTCCGCACGATTGCCATGGACTCAACAGACGGACTCCAACGAGGAATGGGAGTAGTTGACACTGGTAATCCTATTGAGGTTCCAGTTGGTGAAGCTACACTTGGTCGTGTCTTCAACGTATTGGGTGAACCTGTAGATAATAACGGTGCAATTGCTTCTGATGTTCGTCGTAGCTCAATTCATCGTGATGCACCAAAGTATGACGAATTGACAAGCTCGACAGAAATATTGGAAACAGGTATCAAAGTTATTGACCTGCTTGCCCCATATGTTCGTGGTGGAAAAATTGGTTTATTTGGTGGTGCCGGTGTTGGTAAGACAGTTCTGATTCAAGAATTAATCCACAACATTGCGCAAGGCCACAATGGTATTTCGGTCTTTACTGGTGTCGGGGAGCGTACCCGTGAAGGTAATGACATGTACCATGAAATGGAAGAATCAGGCGTTTTGAAACAAACTGCCATGGTTTATGGTCAAATGAACGAACCACCAGGTGCACGTATGCGTGTTGCCTTGACAGGTTTGACAATGGCTGAGAACTTCCGTGACAATGAAGGTAAGGATGTGTTGTTGTTTATCGACAACATTTTCCGTTTCACGCAGGCTGGTTCTGAAGTGTCAGCTTTGTTGGGACGTATTCCATCAGCCGTTGGTTATCAGCCAACATTGGCAACAGAAATGGGTCAATTGCAAGAACGAATTACTTCAACTAAGAAGGGATCTGTTACTTCAATTCAAGCTGTTTATGTGCCTGCCGATGATTATACTGATCCAGCCCCTGCTACAACGTTCGCGCATTTGGATGCAACAACTAACTTGGAACGTTCGTTGACACAACAAGGTATTTATCCCGCTGTTGATCCTTTGGCTTCAACTTCTTCTGCTTTGGATCCACAAATTGTTGGTCAAGAGCACTATGAAGTTGCTACTGAAGTACAACGTACACTTCAACGTTATCGTGAATTGCAAGATATCATTTCAATTTTGGGTATGGATGAATTGTCAGATGAAGAGAAAACGACTGTTAACCGTGCACGTCGTATTCAATTCTTCTTGTCACAACCATTCTCAGTTGCCGAAACGTTTACTGGTATCAATGGTGAATATGTACCAGTTGCTGAAACTGTACGATCATTCAAGGAAATTTTGGATGGTAAATATGACGATTTGCCAGAAGATGCATTCCGTAACGTTGGTGCTATTGAGCAAGTCGTTGAAAAAGCCAAGACAATGGCCTAA
- a CDS encoding PhnD/SsuA/transferrin family substrate-binding protein translates to MKQTAKQVVRLGMLLAIALIASITLNIKNVHADSKTINNLKIYFVPSKQPDQIVTATKPLKGLLKAQLKKQGYNVKSVDIKVGTSYEAAGEALSSGTADIGFIPGGTYVMYDDGAEVLLTATRAGLNKDFTSAKKWNDGKATEATDKQASTYRSLFIAGPSAKGQELAKKINAGKKLSWKDVNSAKWGLSSTTSSAGYIYPSLWLNKNYKKTVTDLSNTVQVDSYGSGMARLASGQIDILPVYEDARRDFTDAWTKDYKQDKSIWAETNVIGVSQPIYNDTISVSKKSKIMTKDFKSALSKSFIKLAKTDEGKKVIAIYSHEGYVKAKSSNYDGEREAQKVLKESTK, encoded by the coding sequence ATGAAACAAACTGCTAAGCAAGTTGTTCGTTTAGGAATGCTTTTAGCTATCGCTTTGATTGCATCGATAACATTGAATATTAAGAATGTTCATGCCGATAGCAAGACAATTAATAATTTGAAGATCTACTTTGTTCCTTCAAAGCAACCAGATCAAATTGTGACTGCCACTAAGCCACTTAAAGGTTTATTGAAAGCTCAGTTAAAGAAACAAGGATACAATGTTAAAAGTGTTGATATCAAGGTTGGTACAAGTTACGAAGCAGCTGGAGAAGCTTTATCATCAGGAACTGCTGATATTGGATTTATCCCCGGTGGTACTTATGTCATGTATGACGATGGTGCTGAAGTTTTGCTTACAGCAACAAGAGCAGGATTGAATAAAGATTTCACATCAGCAAAAAAATGGAATGATGGAAAAGCAACTGAAGCAACGGATAAACAAGCATCAACTTATCGTTCATTATTTATTGCTGGTCCATCAGCTAAAGGCCAAGAATTAGCAAAGAAAATTAATGCTGGTAAAAAATTGAGTTGGAAAGATGTTAATTCAGCTAAATGGGGGCTGTCATCAACAACTTCATCAGCTGGATATATTTACCCATCATTATGGTTGAACAAGAACTATAAGAAGACAGTAACTGATTTGTCAAATACCGTACAGGTCGATTCATACGGTTCAGGCATGGCTCGACTTGCTTCAGGCCAGATTGATATTTTACCAGTTTATGAAGATGCACGTCGTGACTTTACTGATGCTTGGACAAAAGATTATAAACAAGATAAGTCAATTTGGGCAGAAACGAATGTTATTGGTGTATCACAGCCAATTTATAATGATACAATTTCAGTTTCAAAGAAATCTAAAATCATGACAAAGGATTTTAAGAGCGCTTTGTCAAAGTCATTTATTAAATTAGCAAAGACAGATGAAGGTAAAAAAGTGATTGCTATTTACTCTCATGAAGGTTATGTCAAAGCAAAGTCATCAAATTATGATGGTGAACGTGAAGCACAAAAGGTATTAAAAGAATCAACAAAGTAA
- the atpB gene encoding F0F1 ATP synthase subunit A, translating to MDDPTATFKFLGLTFDWTTIISTLLAMAIVIIVSIVLTRKLSVKPNKRQNVIEYLLDFTNGIVNGQLTKKQARQFGLFAFTLFFFVIVSNEMGLLIQFKLGDGVTYIKSPTADPIVTMTLAIMSLMVAHGMGVQELGFKGYIKNMFFTPYSWMLPLNIIEQLANFLTLSLRLFGNIFAGEMLLTLVANSLAWPGHFNGFWSVLALPIEMVWQGFSLFIGGIQAYVFVILTGVFISQLSGNE from the coding sequence ATGGATGACCCAACGGCAACGTTTAAGTTTCTTGGTCTAACCTTTGATTGGACAACGATTATTTCAACGTTGCTGGCTATGGCAATTGTTATCATTGTCTCAATTGTGTTAACTCGCAAACTTAGTGTAAAGCCTAACAAACGGCAAAACGTAATTGAATATTTGTTAGACTTCACTAACGGTATCGTGAATGGACAGCTAACAAAGAAGCAAGCACGCCAGTTTGGTTTGTTCGCATTTACATTGTTTTTCTTTGTAATTGTGTCAAACGAAATGGGCTTGCTAATACAGTTTAAGCTTGGCGATGGTGTGACTTACATTAAGTCACCAACTGCTGACCCAATTGTAACAATGACGCTTGCAATTATGTCGTTGATGGTTGCTCATGGTATGGGCGTTCAAGAACTTGGTTTTAAGGGTTATATTAAAAACATGTTCTTCACCCCATATTCATGGATGCTTCCGTTGAATATTATTGAACAATTAGCCAATTTCTTGACGTTGTCACTGCGTTTGTTTGGTAACATCTTCGCTGGTGAAATGTTACTAACGCTCGTGGCTAACAGTTTGGCCTGGCCGGGGCACTTTAATGGTTTCTGGTCAGTGCTAGCATTGCCGATTGAAATGGTCTGGCAAGGCTTTTCACTCTTCATCGGTGGTATTCAGGCATATGTGTTTGTCATTTTGACAGGTGTATTCATCTCACAATTGTCTGGTAACGAGTAA
- a CDS encoding cold-shock protein — MEKGTVKWFNGEKGYGFITRESGEDVFAHFSAIQGDGFKTLDEGQAVTFDVETSDRGLQATNITKG, encoded by the coding sequence ATGGAAAAAGGCACAGTAAAGTGGTTTAACGGAGAAAAGGGTTACGGATTCATCACACGTGAAAGCGGCGAAGATGTATTTGCACACTTCTCAGCAATCCAAGGCGACGGTTTCAAGACTCTTGACGAAGGTCAAGCAGTTACATTTGATGTTGAAACTTCAGACCGCGGTTTGCAAGCAACAAACATCACAAAGGGTTAA
- the atpE gene encoding F0F1 ATP synthase subunit C, with amino-acid sequence MDLHNLGVIAAGLAAAGAAVGGGIGNGVLISQFLAGMSRQPELEGRLLSRMFLGVALVEVMPILSIVFAFMLMGK; translated from the coding sequence ATGGATTTGCACAATCTTGGTGTAATCGCAGCAGGTCTTGCAGCTGCTGGAGCCGCTGTTGGTGGTGGTATTGGTAACGGTGTTTTGATTTCACAGTTCTTGGCAGGCATGAGCCGTCAACCAGAACTTGAAGGCCGTTTGTTGTCACGTATGTTCTTGGGTGTTGCGTTGGTCGAAGTTATGCCAATTTTGTCAATTGTCTTCGCCTTCATGTTGATGGGCAAGTAA
- a CDS encoding F0F1 ATP synthase subunit delta, whose translation MAKNIKDIANQYAKAIFELAGEQDNVDEVLTDLRTIKTVLNQNQNFITVVSSADVAIASRDDLLKTLTSNSTDSVKNLVKLLQVNNRLNILSIVVDEFVSQYNEVNGIVDVQATTAIALDDERLDKLASVFASKTGAKQVNIENVVDENILGGVILQSQSTLIDGSLQTKIAKMKAQLLG comes from the coding sequence ATGGCAAAAAATATTAAAGATATTGCTAACCAATACGCCAAAGCAATTTTTGAACTTGCTGGCGAACAAGATAATGTTGATGAGGTTTTGACGGATTTACGCACAATCAAAACAGTGCTTAATCAAAATCAAAATTTTATAACTGTTGTTTCATCAGCAGACGTTGCTATTGCTTCACGTGATGACTTGTTAAAAACATTGACGAGTAACAGTACTGACTCAGTTAAAAATCTGGTTAAGCTGTTACAGGTTAACAACCGTTTGAACATTTTATCAATTGTAGTTGATGAATTTGTCAGCCAATATAATGAAGTAAATGGCATCGTGGATGTGCAAGCCACTACGGCTATCGCACTAGACGATGAACGTTTGGACAAATTAGCTTCAGTATTTGCATCAAAAACAGGTGCAAAGCAAGTTAATATTGAAAACGTAGTTGATGAAAACATCCTTGGTGGTGTTATCTTGCAATCACAATCAACTTTAATTGATGGTAGCTTGCAAACAAAAATTGCCAAAATGAAGGCACAATTATTAGGTTAG
- a CDS encoding uracil permease has translation MSKNQNNAIYDLHDKPPFFTWLGLSLQHLFSMFGATVLVPLLVGLNPGVALFTSGVGTLLHLLITRGKVPAYMGSSFAFIIPMTSLLKTIGYPAVAQGIISVGLVYLIVAFIITFTGTAWIEYIFPAEVVGPIIMVIGLSLAGSAASSATTMNGHYDIRVFMVALVTLLATIAFNMFLRGFLGLLPVLLGIIFGYIVALITGLVDLSPVASANWFQLPNFETFIGKDGFVFYPAAVLSMAPLALVTLSEHLGHLMVLSKITGTDFFENPGLKRTLTGDGTASVVAGLIGGPAVTSYGENIGVMQLSRVYSVWVIGGAAFFAVIFSFVGKLSALISTIPGAVTGGVGFMLYGVIAAAGLQVIVDNKVDYSKKRNLMIAAPIMVVGIGNFHLQLSTQVDFSGVAIATILGIVLNLVLPKVAASEK, from the coding sequence ATGTCAAAAAATCAAAATAATGCGATTTATGATTTACATGATAAACCACCTTTTTTTACATGGTTAGGTTTATCATTGCAACATCTATTTTCTATGTTCGGTGCTACTGTCTTAGTACCACTACTCGTTGGCCTTAATCCTGGAGTAGCTCTGTTTACATCAGGAGTTGGCACACTGCTCCATTTACTGATTACACGCGGTAAAGTACCAGCTTATATGGGATCAAGCTTTGCTTTCATTATTCCCATGACGTCTTTGCTGAAGACAATTGGCTATCCAGCGGTAGCGCAAGGAATTATTTCCGTTGGGCTAGTCTATTTGATAGTTGCTTTCATAATAACTTTTACTGGTACTGCTTGGATTGAGTATATTTTTCCAGCTGAGGTCGTGGGACCAATAATCATGGTGATTGGTTTGAGCCTAGCTGGTTCTGCTGCTTCATCAGCAACTACTATGAATGGGCATTACGATATTCGTGTGTTTATGGTCGCGTTGGTAACATTGTTGGCAACGATTGCTTTCAATATGTTCTTAAGGGGATTTTTGGGACTATTGCCAGTACTGCTTGGTATTATCTTTGGTTATATTGTGGCCTTAATCACTGGTCTAGTAGATTTAAGCCCTGTGGCTTCTGCTAACTGGTTCCAATTACCTAATTTTGAAACATTTATTGGTAAAGATGGTTTCGTCTTTTATCCGGCCGCTGTGCTGAGCATGGCACCATTAGCATTAGTTACGCTGTCTGAACATCTAGGACATTTGATGGTTTTGTCAAAAATCACTGGGACTGATTTCTTTGAAAATCCAGGTTTGAAACGTACCTTAACGGGGGATGGTACGGCTTCTGTTGTTGCCGGATTGATTGGTGGACCAGCGGTAACATCTTATGGCGAAAACATCGGCGTTATGCAATTGAGCCGTGTTTATTCAGTTTGGGTCATTGGCGGTGCAGCATTTTTTGCAGTCATCTTTAGTTTTGTGGGCAAGCTGTCGGCTTTAATTTCAACGATTCCGGGTGCTGTTACGGGTGGTGTTGGCTTTATGTTGTACGGTGTCATTGCGGCTGCAGGGTTGCAAGTTATTGTTGACAACAAAGTTGATTATAGTAAAAAACGTAACTTAATGATCGCAGCACCAATTATGGTTGTCGGTATTGGAAATTTCCATTTGCAATTAAGCACACAAGTTGATTTTTCAGGTGTTGCCATTGCTACTATTTTGGGTATTGTATTGAATTTAGTATTGCCAAAAGTGGCTGCAAGTGAAAAGTAA
- a CDS encoding DUF4811 domain-containing protein yields the protein MIILIMAAFALLGFLANMMLENRIIRLLTTLIMFIGLIISVIGIVANMHDHYGMKTVTTTKKEQIYTAGDVNQRFGMLLYQGVGTNGKENVYIYKTSSSDAKKNFVAKPDLKTTSRRENIAGNKAYKVTKTTRWVYKNNTYKLLFGIADNNKSLKHRRIIYQVPSTWIALTTTQAKSLSTKMTPKTDVEKVAAAEQQKKLAELAQKDPDKAAQVQIEAVKAALNIK from the coding sequence ATGATTATTTTAATTATGGCAGCATTTGCACTGCTAGGCTTTTTAGCCAATATGATGTTAGAAAATCGTATTATTCGTTTACTAACTACTCTGATTATGTTTATCGGCTTAATTATTTCTGTGATTGGCATTGTCGCAAACATGCACGATCATTATGGTATGAAAACAGTTACGACGACCAAAAAAGAGCAAATTTATACGGCGGGTGATGTCAATCAAAGATTTGGTATGCTATTATATCAAGGAGTTGGAACGAATGGTAAAGAAAATGTTTATATTTATAAAACAAGTTCTTCCGATGCTAAGAAGAATTTCGTGGCAAAGCCAGATTTGAAAACAACTTCTAGACGAGAAAATATCGCTGGAAACAAAGCCTACAAGGTTACAAAAACAACACGTTGGGTTTATAAAAACAACACGTACAAGTTATTATTTGGAATTGCTGATAACAATAAAAGTTTGAAACATCGACGAATTATTTATCAAGTACCAAGTACCTGGATCGCCTTAACAACTACTCAAGCAAAATCGTTATCTACTAAAATGACACCTAAAACAGATGTTGAGAAAGTTGCTGCTGCTGAACAGCAAAAGAAATTAGCAGAGTTAGCTCAAAAAGATCCTGACAAGGCAGCGCAAGTGCAGATTGAGGCTGTTAAGGCAGCGCTAAATATTAAATAA
- a CDS encoding F0F1 ATP synthase subunit epsilon, protein MADETTATKGITVQIVTPVGEIYNESGIDIAVVNTQGGQVGIMAKHVPILAALTIDELIVKRGNDKESLAVNGGIAEFSNNTLTVVADSAETSDVIDVSRAQSAKERAEARLAHAQDDHNDAELRRARIALMRAVNRIHVAALKSGK, encoded by the coding sequence ATGGCAGATGAAACAACTGCAACAAAAGGCATTACTGTTCAAATCGTGACACCAGTAGGTGAAATTTACAATGAAAGTGGTATTGATATCGCTGTTGTAAACACTCAAGGTGGTCAAGTTGGTATTATGGCAAAACACGTACCAATACTAGCAGCGTTAACAATTGATGAGTTAATCGTCAAGCGTGGTAATGATAAGGAATCATTGGCTGTTAATGGTGGTATTGCTGAGTTTTCAAATAATACTTTGACAGTTGTAGCCGATAGTGCTGAAACTTCGGATGTGATTGATGTATCCCGTGCTCAAAGCGCTAAGGAACGTGCAGAAGCACGTTTAGCTCATGCACAAGATGATCATAACGATGCTGAATTACGTCGTGCACGAATTGCTTTGATGCGTGCCGTCAACCGAATTCACGTTGCTGCATTGAAGTCGGGTAAATAA